From Acidobacteriota bacterium, a single genomic window includes:
- the thiO gene encoding glycine oxidase ThiO, with amino-acid sequence MAGPRTVDQTSQVVVIGAGIVGCAVAYELARRGLHVRVIDRREVGQGATQASAGVLAPYIEAPDRRPLLDLTTRSLDLYDEFVAGIVEDSGAAVQYARTGTLEVASGPQDMTRLESILAACEARGIGAELLDAGAVRQAEPQLAPAVHGGLIVESHGFVGVSELTAALRRAAASHGVAFQTSAAVTRVARNGAAVRVETAGDALACEWAIMAAGSWAGHVEIEGAAPVPIRPVRGQLLHLGWPAPALKRVIWASDCYLVPWSDGSVLAGATSEEVGFDERATVAGVRELIDATRRVTPAVSNASFQEARVGLRPATPDELPVIGPSAAVPGLVYACGHFRNGILLAPLTAALVGDLVVDRRLDGALDITSPSRFGSC; translated from the coding sequence TTGGCAGGACCCAGAACCGTGGACCAGACATCGCAGGTCGTCGTCATCGGAGCCGGGATCGTCGGGTGTGCGGTCGCTTACGAGCTGGCGCGGCGCGGCCTGCACGTTCGCGTCATCGACCGTCGCGAGGTTGGGCAGGGCGCGACACAGGCGTCGGCCGGCGTGCTGGCGCCGTACATCGAAGCGCCCGATCGCCGGCCGCTCCTCGACCTGACCACCCGCAGCCTGGATCTCTACGACGAGTTCGTGGCGGGCATCGTCGAGGACTCGGGCGCGGCAGTGCAGTATGCGCGCACCGGTACGCTCGAGGTCGCCTCCGGCCCGCAGGACATGACGCGTCTGGAGAGCATCCTGGCCGCCTGCGAAGCGCGCGGCATCGGCGCCGAGCTCCTCGACGCGGGCGCGGTGCGGCAGGCCGAGCCGCAACTGGCGCCGGCCGTGCACGGGGGTTTGATCGTCGAGTCGCACGGCTTCGTCGGCGTCTCCGAGCTGACCGCTGCTCTGCGGCGGGCCGCAGCGTCCCACGGCGTAGCGTTCCAGACTTCCGCGGCCGTGACGCGCGTCGCGCGCAACGGCGCCGCCGTCCGTGTCGAGACGGCCGGCGACGCGCTCGCCTGCGAATGGGCAATCATGGCTGCCGGGAGCTGGGCGGGGCACGTGGAGATCGAGGGGGCCGCACCGGTCCCGATTCGACCGGTGCGCGGGCAACTCCTGCACCTGGGGTGGCCGGCGCCCGCCCTCAAACGCGTGATCTGGGCGTCGGACTGCTACCTCGTGCCGTGGAGCGACGGCTCGGTGCTGGCCGGTGCGACCAGCGAGGAGGTCGGTTTCGACGAGCGCGCCACGGTGGCCGGCGTCCGGGAGCTCATCGACGCCACGCGACGGGTCACGCCGGCGGTGAGCAACGCGTCGTTCCAGGAAGCCCGCGTCGGCCTCAGGCCGGCGACGCCGGACGAGCTGCCCGTCATCGGGCCGTCGGCGGCCGTGCCCGGTCTCGTCTATGCCTGCGGCCACTTTCGCAACGGCATCCTGCTGGCGCCGTTGACGGCGGCTCTGGTCGGGGATCTGGTGGTCGACCGGCGTCTCGACGGTGCGCTCGACATCACGAGTCCGTCCCGTTTCGGCTCGTGTTGA
- the pruA gene encoding L-glutamate gamma-semialdehyde dehydrogenase, whose product MINARVQVPTPVNEPVLSYAPGSGEREELNTHLAEVAGQQIEIPLIIGGGEVRTGDLGQCVMPHDHQHVLATFHKGNADSVQQAVAAAAAARPEWAAMPWEARASVFLKAAELLAGKYRPIINAATMLNQSKTVFQAEIDAACELIDFLRYNVSYMPQIFAEQPASAPAIWDYVEYRPLEGFVLAITPFNFTSIAGNLPTSPAMMGNTVIWKPASTAVLSAYRLMEMLKEAGLPDGVINLVPGSGGQIGEPAMNHPDLGGVHFTGSTAVFQGMWKTVGANIAGYRGYPRIVGETGGKDFVFAHASSDPDALATGLIRGAYEYQGQKCSAASRAYIPRSLWDRYGDEWCHEIEAIKCGDPADLTNFMGAVIDRASYNTLKSAIDGARADAGADVVCGGHCDDSRGYFVAPTLIRAHDPRYRTMEVELFGPVLTVYVYDDDAYEETLELCDKTSPYGLTGAIFGTDRKAINLAHGKLANAAGNFYINDKPTGAVVGQQPFGGSRASGTNDKAGSLLNMIRWVSPRTTKENFLPPRDYRYPHMQDGD is encoded by the coding sequence ATGATCAACGCTCGAGTGCAAGTACCGACACCCGTGAACGAGCCCGTGCTGAGCTATGCGCCCGGGTCCGGGGAGCGGGAAGAGCTGAACACCCACCTCGCCGAGGTCGCCGGCCAGCAGATCGAGATCCCGCTGATCATCGGCGGCGGCGAGGTCCGCACCGGCGATCTGGGTCAGTGCGTCATGCCGCACGACCACCAGCACGTGCTGGCGACCTTCCACAAGGGTAACGCCGACTCCGTGCAGCAGGCGGTGGCCGCCGCGGCAGCGGCGCGCCCGGAATGGGCGGCCATGCCGTGGGAGGCGCGCGCCTCCGTCTTCCTGAAGGCGGCCGAGCTGCTCGCCGGCAAGTACCGGCCGATCATCAACGCGGCGACGATGCTGAACCAGAGCAAGACGGTCTTCCAGGCCGAGATCGACGCGGCCTGCGAGTTGATCGACTTCCTGCGCTACAACGTCTCGTACATGCCTCAGATATTCGCCGAGCAACCCGCCAGCGCGCCGGCGATATGGGACTACGTCGAGTACCGGCCGCTCGAGGGCTTCGTCCTGGCGATCACGCCGTTCAATTTCACCTCGATCGCCGGCAACCTGCCGACCAGCCCGGCAATGATGGGCAACACGGTCATCTGGAAGCCGGCTTCGACCGCCGTTCTCTCCGCCTACCGGCTGATGGAGATGCTCAAGGAGGCGGGACTGCCCGACGGCGTCATCAACCTCGTGCCGGGCAGCGGGGGGCAGATCGGCGAGCCGGCGATGAACCACCCGGATCTCGGCGGCGTGCACTTCACCGGCAGCACCGCGGTCTTCCAGGGGATGTGGAAGACGGTCGGCGCCAACATTGCGGGCTACCGCGGCTATCCGCGCATCGTCGGAGAGACCGGCGGCAAGGACTTCGTCTTCGCCCACGCCTCCTCCGATCCCGACGCACTGGCGACCGGGCTCATTCGCGGCGCCTACGAGTACCAGGGCCAGAAGTGCAGCGCGGCCAGCCGGGCCTACATTCCCAGGAGCCTCTGGGACCGGTACGGCGACGAATGGTGCCACGAGATCGAGGCGATCAAGTGCGGTGACCCGGCCGACCTGACCAATTTCATGGGCGCGGTCATCGATCGCGCGTCCTACAACACGCTGAAGTCGGCGATCGACGGCGCGCGCGCCGATGCCGGCGCCGACGTCGTCTGCGGCGGGCACTGTGACGACAGCCGGGGCTACTTCGTCGCACCGACGCTCATCCGGGCCCACGACCCGCGCTACCGGACGATGGAGGTCGAGCTGTTCGGGCCCGTGCTGACCGTCTACGTCTACGACGACGACGCCTACGAGGAGACGCTGGAGCTGTGCGACAAGACGTCGCCCTACGGGCTGACCGGCGCCATCTTCGGCACCGACCGCAAGGCGATCAACCTCGCTCACGGCAAGCTCGCCAACGCGGCGGGGAACTTCTACATCAACGACAAGCCGACCGGGGCGGTGGTCGGCCAGCAGCCGTTCGGCGGCTCCCGCGCCTCGGGGACGAACGACAAGGCGGGCAGCCTGCTGAACATGATCCGCTGGGTCAGTCCGCGGACCACGAAGGAGAACTTCCTGCCCCCGCGCGACTACCGCTACCCGCACATGCAGGACGGAGACTGA